The following proteins are encoded in a genomic region of Tenebrio molitor chromosome 7, icTenMoli1.1, whole genome shotgun sequence:
- the LOC138134748 gene encoding uncharacterized protein: MCASVYSSLLLFTLTTISIFSGTRMATEGLPLVRQERGADRGLLTGADFLSVFMSSSLRHAYRETTTTTTPEPTTILPDSSYTRATRSTSSLTSPLAQSNTEETSFYDTTLSAQLQKLEQSSDSSLDDGVVVAVSVSSTLGRTLINKDTTGGDIEDTTVRETTTSAPTEFPDQNLVASEEHPSIVAEANKSEFSVEESEPITTNSDLIGDFVRGYPASVQALPRQQNSPFNPNSDFINQQLAQNTDKDKLQPIHHSVIYHNNPREPGRARSVSYSTVIQAVPHPQADKDWEDEKHERHERHFDGTQTSFGNNFHDADKTKINDTQTPSESTHSKTELTWEKPNVAHTPDESTRRSGFTTERNWEIQEKPYTQPRLPTVYGKPEQNYEVDESASVMTNGRLHGIQPSPTLPSKQEIKIGESKKVDDNQKVGYVVEGRNYRKYRVEERTSDGFIVGEYGVVSHDDGSLRGVRYTADGTISPRLIYDALMKFLSL, from the exons ATGTGTGCCTCCGTCTACTCCTCCCTGCTCCTTTTCACCCTTACCACCATCTCC ATATTTTCCGGTACGAGGATGGCAACCGAAGGCCTGCCGTTGGTTCGACAGGAGCGCGGTGCCGACAGAGGACTTCTGACAGGAGCCGACTTCTTGTCTGTGTTTATGAGCTCATCTCTTCGCCATGCGTATCGAGAAACCACCACGACCACAACCCCGGAACCGACTACCATTCTTCCCGACAGTTCGTACACTCGCGCAACTCGAAGCACCTCATCTCTGACTTCACCACTTGCTCAATCCAACACAGAAGAAACTAGTTTTTACGACACCACGCTTAGTGCTCAGTTACAAAAACTCGAACAATCCAGTGACTCTAGTTTAGACGATGGTGTGGTCGTTGCGGTGAGCGTGTCGTCGACTTTAGGTAGGACACTAATCAATAAAGATACGACTGGTGGAGACATCGAGGATACCACGGTTAGGGAAACTACAACTTCTGCACCGACGGAGTTTCCAGATCAGAATCTCGTGGCGTCCGAAGAACATCCTAGTATAGTGGCAGAAGCGAACAAGAGCGAGTTCAGCGTGGAAGAAAGCGAGCCCATCACGACCAACAGCGACTTGATTGGGGATTTTGTTCGGGGATACCCTGCAAGTGTGCAAGCACTGCCGAGACAACAAAATTCACCATTTAATCCCAACTCggattttataaatcaacaGCTGGCGCAGAATACGGACAAGGACAAGCTCCAACCCATCCATCATTCCGTCATTTACCATAACAATCCCCGAGAACCAGGAAGAGCCAGGTCGGTGTCTTACAGCACGGTAATTCAGGCAGTACCGCACCCACAAGCTGACAAAGATTGGGAAGACGAAAAACACGAAAGGCACGAAAGACACTTTGATGGTACTCAGACTTCATTCGGGAATAATTTCCACGACGCTGACAAAACCAAAATCAACGATACACAGACTCCTTCGGAAAGTACTCATTCTAAAACTGAGCTGACGTGGGAAAAGCCCAATGTGGCTCACACTCCCGACGAATCTACAAGACGAAGCGGCTTTACCACTGAGCGAAACTGGGAAATCCAGGAAAAGCCTTACACTCAGCCGCGTTTGCCAACTGTTTATGGTAAACCAGAGCAAAACTATGAAGTTGATGAATCAGCGAGTGTTATGACAAACGGTCGCCTCCACGGTATTCAGCCGAGTCCCACTCTCCCATCAAAAcaggaaataaaaattggagAAAGCAAAAAGGTTGATGACAATCAGAAAGTGGGTTACGTTGTTGAGGGGAGAAATTACCGAAAGTACAGGGTGGAAGAGAGGACCTCGGATGGGTTTATAGTTGGAGAATACGGAGTTGTCAGCCATGACGATGGATCTTTGCGTGGAGTACGGTACACTGCTGATGGAACGATTAGTCCTAGGTTAATCTATGATGCCCTGATGAAATTCTTGTCGTTGTGA